One Scophthalmus maximus strain ysfricsl-2021 chromosome 9, ASM2237912v1, whole genome shotgun sequence genomic region harbors:
- the LOC118319002 gene encoding magnesium transporter protein 1, giving the protein MFGKLLISFFLLFVFNHELVDGQKKKETLLSEKVSQMMEWTSKRSVIRLNGDKFRRFVKAPPRNYSVVIMFTALQPQRQCGVCRQADEEFQVLANSWRYSSAFTNKIFFASVDFDEGSDVFQMLNMNSAPTFLHFPSKGKARKSDTYELQVRGFAAEQLARWVADRTDIQIRVIRPPNYAGPLLLGFLLAVIGGLAYLRRHNLEFLFNKNVWAFSALCFVLIMTSGQMWNHIRGPPYAHKNPSTGQVSYIHGSSQAQFVAETHIVLLFNAAVTMGIVLLCEAATSDIDIGKRKIMCVAGIGLVMLFFSWLLSIFRAKYHGYPYSFLMT; this is encoded by the exons ATGTTTGGGAAACTTTTAAtttcgttttttcttctcttcgtcttcaaCCATGAGCTCGTCGACggccagaagaagaaggag actctGCTGTCAGAGAAGGTGAGTCAGATGATGGAGTGGACCTCGAAACGTTCGGTCATCAGGCTGAACGGAGACAAGTTCCGTCGTTTTGTGAAGGCTCCTCCCAGGAACTACTCGGTGGTCATCATGTTCACTGCCCTGCAGCCTCAGAGGCAGTGTGGGGTGTGCAG acaaGCGGACGAGGAGTTCCAGGTGCTGGCTAACTCCTGGCGTTATTCCTCTGCCTTCACTAACAAAATCTTCTTTGCATCTGTGGACTTTGACGAAGGATCCGACGTCTTTCAAATG CTGAATATGAATTCTGCCCCAACCTTCCTCCACTTCCCATCCAAAGGGAAAGCTCGCAAGTCTGACACCTATGAGCTGCAGGTCCGAGGCTTTGCAGCGGAGCAGCTGGCGAGATGGGTCGCCGACAGAACCGACATCCAG ATCCGTGTCATTCGTCCTCCAAACTACGCCGGGCCTCTGCTGCTGGGCTTCctcctggctgtgattggaggaCTGGCTTATCTACGAAGACACAACCTGGAGTTTCTCTTTAACAAGAACGTCTGGGCCTTCTCTGCACTG TGCTTTGTCCTGATCATGACCTCCGGCCAGATGTGGAACCACATCAGAGGACCACCTTATGCTCACAAGAACCCGAGCACCGGACAAGTG AGCTACATCCATGGCAGCAGTCAGGCCCAGTTTGTGGCTGAGACCCacatcgtcctcctcttca ATGCTGCTGTTACCATGGGaattgtgctgctgtgtgaggCTGCCACTTCTGACATAGACAttggaaagaggaaaa taatGTGTGTAGCAGGTATTGGTCTGGTGATGCTGTTCTTCAGCTGGCTGTTGTCTATCTTCAGAGCAAAGTACCATGGATACCCATACAG CTTCCTGATGACTTAG
- the igbp1 gene encoding immunoglobulin-binding protein 1, translated as MADSDNSRDAGQPSDPDAEAPKLSELLDRGWKVFEEVDSTNEPLGSTSVQAKVKRGVAMLEEASGMAAQLHLFSRNEELEEVATADLKYLLLPALLGALSMKQTSREKRLDSVRAARAYFMDFLRRCKEYHVSHFQLPPSAEDGSGVDAAAEDGASVSKTVHRPSDLVAQAAQRQAKIERYRQKKELEARLSDVRRAVDSGQADDEVSREFYLLTVRRWVTVCLEEMESIDQEVEILSKMDILKQSAGKHPARPVRPPMKPFILTKDAVQAQVFGAGYPSLPTMTVDDWYEQHRKRGALPDQGVPSRVAVDDDTDPQEREEEEKERRLEQDDEESLLRARNWDDYKDTHHRGYGNRHNMG; from the exons ATGGCGGACAGTGACAACAGTCGTGACGCCGGACAGCCGTCGGATCCGGACGCAGAAGCTCCTAAGCTGTCCGAGCTGCTGGACCGCGGGTGGAAGGTGTTTGAGGAGGTGGACAGCACCAACGAGCCGCTGGGCTCCACCAGCGTCCAGGCGAAGGTGAAGCGCGGCGTCGCCATGCTGGAGGAGGCGTCCGGAATGGCGGCTCAGCTCCACCTGTTCAGCCGgaacgaggagctggaggaggtagCCACGGCGGACCTAAAGTACCTGCTGCTGCCCGCGCTGCTCGGGGCTCTGAGCATGAAGCAGACCAGCAGAGAGAAGCGGCTGGACTCCGTCCGGGCCGCCCGGGCCTACTTCATGGACTTCCTGAGGAGGTGTAAAGAGTATCACGTGTCACACTTTCAGCTGCCGCCGTCGGCGGAGGACGGCAGTGGTGTCGACGCTGCTGCGGAAGATGGAGCCTCTGTCTCCAAG ACTGTCCACCGCCCATCAGACCTGGTCGCTCAGGCAGCACAGAGACAAGCTAAGATCGAGCGGTACCGTCAGAAGAAGGAGCTGGAAGCCCGACTGTCTGATGTCCGACGAGCCGTAGACAGCGGACAGGCCGACGACGAAGTCAGCAGAGAGTTTTACCTTCTGACCGTGCGGAGATGGGTCACCGTCTgtctggaggagatggagagtaTCGACCAGGAGGTGGAGATTCTCAGTAAAATGGATATTCTGAAGCAGAGTGCTGGCAAGCATCCGGCAAGGCCAGTGAGGCCTCCCATGAAACCATTCATCCTCACCAAGGACGCTGTGCAG GCTCAGGTTTTTGGGGCTGGTTATCCGAGCCTTCCCACCATGACGGTAGACGACTGGTATGAGCAGCATCGGAAACGCGGAGCACTGCCTGACCAGGGGGTCCCCAGCAGGGTCGCCGTGGACGACGACACTGACCCccaggagagggaagaagaagaaaaagagagacgacTTGAACAAGACGACGAGGAGTCGCTGCTGAGAGCCAGGAACTGGGACGACTATAAAGACACTCATCACAGAGGCTATGGAAACCGTCACAACATGGGCTAA